In Pseudomonas sp. ADAK18, a single window of DNA contains:
- a CDS encoding type II secretion system F family protein: MALLISALLFLAALTLIVSHLMQQRRRQRLVTQRLQGQLTREDHFGTLMRQLGSSPLAQRSVSLDNETQMLLNRVGWRKSSQRSMFAACQIGVPVVLLGLAILTQELFFPKAESPWIAPLIALGVGYLLPKRILVSAAKSRQQNIAQEISTFIPLLRILFESGMAVEQSLRILSNDAQRLLPVLTSELRLILIRVDSGLELGDELGKTAKLLAVDEFTDTSVILQQLLHQGGGAMKSLLALKQLLDDRRLTRLQEYISKMSAKMSVVMMLFLFPALLIVLGGPAIIAITRALSSL, encoded by the coding sequence ATGGCCTTGCTCATTAGCGCCCTTCTGTTCCTTGCCGCACTCACGTTGATTGTCAGCCATCTGATGCAGCAGCGACGTCGCCAACGTCTGGTCACCCAGCGACTGCAAGGGCAACTGACCCGTGAGGACCACTTCGGCACATTGATGCGCCAACTGGGCAGCAGCCCCCTCGCCCAACGCTCAGTCAGTCTGGACAACGAGACACAGATGCTGCTTAACCGGGTTGGCTGGAGAAAGTCCAGCCAGCGCTCAATGTTCGCCGCCTGCCAGATTGGTGTACCCGTGGTACTGCTAGGGCTTGCCATCCTCACGCAGGAGTTGTTTTTCCCCAAGGCCGAGTCACCGTGGATTGCACCGCTGATCGCCTTGGGAGTCGGTTATCTGCTGCCCAAACGCATCCTCGTCAGCGCAGCCAAATCCCGGCAACAGAACATCGCTCAAGAGATCTCGACCTTCATCCCACTGCTGCGAATTCTGTTTGAGTCAGGCATGGCGGTTGAACAGTCTTTGCGCATTTTGAGCAACGATGCACAGCGCTTGCTACCGGTCCTGACCTCCGAGCTGCGCTTGATTCTGATACGCGTCGACTCCGGCCTGGAGCTGGGAGATGAACTGGGCAAAACCGCCAAGTTACTGGCCGTGGATGAGTTCACCGACACCAGCGTTATCCTTCAGCAACTGCTTCATCAAGGCGGCGGTGCGATGAAATCGTTGCTGGCGCTCAAACAACTGCTCGACGACCGTCGCTTGACCCGTTTACAGGAATACATCTCCAAGATGTCCGCCAAGATGTCAGTGGTGATGATGCTTTTTCTATTTCCCGCTTTGCTGATTGTCCTTGGGGGACCGGCGATTATCGCCATCACCCGAGCCCTGAGTAGTTTGTAA
- a CDS encoding response regulator transcription factor: MNKLTSSVKVLVVDDQPLIVEELCEFLESSGYRCVPCESSQQALKRFSEDAEIGLVLCDLHMPEMDGIELVQALQRVAGKARAFEAIMLTGRADKQDVIKALRAGIADYYQKPINLEELLEGLQRQEAALADRQKSVHLGNLNQKLQYLSDSINDLYQDLDKVRRSPAPASSEVEGEAAAEGVEMPAIFNQLSPRQLDVARLVGKGQTNYQIACELGITENTVKLYVSQVLRLTHMHNRTQLALALSPNNSAMRQRVTAH; the protein is encoded by the coding sequence GTGAACAAGCTTACATCTTCGGTAAAAGTGCTCGTGGTCGACGATCAACCGCTGATCGTGGAAGAGCTTTGCGAATTTCTTGAAAGCAGCGGTTATCGTTGCGTCCCTTGTGAGTCCAGCCAACAGGCCTTGAAGCGTTTCAGCGAAGACGCCGAGATCGGTCTGGTGCTGTGTGACCTGCATATGCCGGAGATGGATGGCATCGAGTTGGTCCAGGCGCTGCAACGGGTGGCAGGCAAGGCTCGAGCGTTTGAGGCCATCATGCTGACCGGTCGTGCCGACAAGCAGGATGTGATCAAGGCCCTGCGTGCCGGCATCGCTGACTACTACCAGAAACCCATTAACCTTGAAGAGTTGCTCGAAGGCCTACAGCGCCAGGAGGCCGCGTTGGCGGATCGGCAAAAAAGCGTGCATCTGGGGAATTTGAACCAGAAGCTGCAATACCTTTCCGACTCCATCAACGATCTTTACCAGGACCTGGACAAGGTCCGTCGCAGCCCGGCACCCGCGTCGTCGGAAGTCGAGGGTGAAGCGGCTGCCGAAGGGGTGGAAATGCCAGCGATCTTCAATCAGTTGTCGCCTCGGCAATTGGATGTTGCCCGGCTGGTTGGCAAGGGTCAGACCAACTATCAGATTGCCTGTGAATTGGGGATCACTGAAAACACCGTCAAACTCTATGTGTCCCAGGTGTTGCGCCTGACCCACATGCATAACCGCACCCAGTTGGCCTTGGCGCTATCGCCTAACAACTCAGCCATGCGTCAGCGGGTGACCGCGCACTAA
- a CDS encoding CpaF family protein → MSGEKLFGAPPRAAGGNTDHDGLKLVLHRYIIDAIEESGKTLLEGSRQSLAQFVIDKVAEYITRMHLAISRYEMERLAEEIVDELTGFGPLEVLLRDPSVTEILVNGPHRVFIERDGLLHQSDLRFIDAHHVERVMQRILAPLGRRLDESSPMVDARLPDGSRVNAIIPPIALDGPCLSIRKFRKDMLKSSDLVAMQTIDQNIFEFFQEAVGKRCNILISGGTGTGKTTLLNILSQLINPQERLVTIEDVAELQLGHPHVVRLETRPPNAEGHGEVKASDLIRNALRMRPDRIILGEIRGVEVLDVLTAMNTGHDGSMSTVHANNAQDALLRLETLVGLTGRVVAEKTLRQMICAALDVVIQLTRLPDGRRCVSEVVEVVGVRDDVYVTNTLFRHDKRTGFGFLREAINPAGDKLRRESTMPLP, encoded by the coding sequence ATGAGCGGCGAAAAACTCTTTGGTGCCCCTCCGCGCGCCGCCGGCGGCAACACCGACCACGATGGTCTGAAACTGGTATTGCATCGCTACATCATCGACGCCATCGAAGAGTCGGGGAAAACCCTGCTGGAGGGCTCGCGCCAGTCTCTGGCGCAATTTGTCATCGACAAAGTCGCCGAGTACATCACCCGCATGCACCTGGCAATTTCCCGTTATGAAATGGAACGCCTGGCGGAAGAGATCGTCGATGAACTGACCGGTTTCGGCCCCCTGGAAGTGCTGCTGCGCGACCCCTCGGTGACCGAAATTCTGGTCAACGGCCCGCACCGGGTGTTTATCGAACGCGATGGTTTGTTGCACCAGAGCGACCTGCGCTTTATCGACGCCCACCATGTGGAGCGAGTCATGCAGCGCATCCTCGCGCCACTGGGGCGGCGCCTGGATGAGTCGTCGCCGATGGTCGATGCGCGCCTGCCCGATGGCAGCCGGGTCAACGCGATCATCCCGCCGATTGCGCTGGACGGCCCGTGCCTGTCGATTCGAAAGTTTCGCAAGGACATGCTCAAGAGCAGCGACCTGGTGGCCATGCAAACCATCGATCAGAATATTTTCGAGTTTTTCCAGGAGGCCGTGGGCAAGCGCTGCAACATCCTGATCAGCGGCGGTACCGGCACCGGTAAAACCACCTTGCTGAACATTCTCAGCCAACTGATCAATCCTCAAGAACGCCTGGTGACCATCGAGGATGTGGCCGAACTGCAACTGGGCCATCCCCATGTGGTGCGCCTGGAAACCCGGCCGCCCAACGCCGAGGGCCATGGTGAGGTCAAGGCCAGCGACCTGATCCGCAACGCCCTGCGGATGCGCCCGGACCGCATCATTCTCGGTGAAATTCGTGGTGTGGAAGTGCTCGATGTACTCACCGCGATGAACACCGGTCACGACGGTTCCATGAGTACCGTGCACGCCAACAATGCCCAAGATGCGCTGCTGCGCCTGGAAACCCTGGTGGGCCTGACCGGTCGGGTGGTGGCGGAAAAAACCCTGCGACAAATGATCTGCGCAGCACTGGACGTAGTGATTCAACTGACTCGCCTGCCTGACGGCCGCCGCTGTGTCAGCGAAGTGGTTGAGGTGGTGGGCGTACGGGACGACGTCTATGTCACCAACACACTGTTCCGCCATGACAAGCGTACCGGCTTCGGTTTCCTGCGTGAGGCGATCAATCCCGCCGGCGACAAACTGCGCCGCGAATCGACGATGCCGCTGCCTTGA
- a CDS encoding Flp family type IVb pilin, with the protein MFLTFLMKLYIQLQLLFHRKDGATAIEYAILVAVIALVVLVAARTLGTDISNLLERVSTAIAPAA; encoded by the coding sequence ATGTTCCTTACCTTTCTGATGAAGCTCTATATTCAGCTTCAACTGCTTTTTCATCGCAAGGACGGTGCGACGGCAATCGAGTATGCGATCCTTGTGGCTGTAATCGCGCTTGTCGTACTGGTTGCGGCGAGAACACTGGGGACGGATATCTCGAATCTCCTTGAGAGAGTCAGCACTGCCATCGCCCCCGCCGCCTGA
- a CDS encoding prepilin peptidase, whose translation MQGVVIFLWLFLCAVQDARQRQIANRLTLGVALLALIYLFWSGTTWLGASVAQGLGAFALALLLTLPGYALGRLGAGDVKLLATLGLATDSTYVLLSLIGSAVANVLWLILAPRLWPLMGQGLTQRLGYLAPGASTKLPFAPFLLMGFGFAWFWIH comes from the coding sequence ATCCAGGGTGTTGTTATTTTCCTTTGGTTATTCCTCTGTGCAGTGCAGGACGCGCGTCAGCGTCAGATCGCCAATCGGCTGACACTGGGTGTGGCGTTGCTAGCGCTGATCTATTTGTTCTGGAGTGGAACCACCTGGCTGGGGGCCTCTGTGGCTCAAGGCTTGGGGGCGTTTGCCCTGGCGTTGCTGCTGACCCTGCCGGGGTACGCGCTGGGACGCCTGGGGGCGGGCGATGTGAAGCTGTTGGCGACCCTTGGCCTGGCAACGGACTCGACGTATGTGCTGTTGTCGCTGATCGGGTCGGCTGTGGCCAATGTCCTGTGGTTGATACTCGCGCCCAGGCTATGGCCGCTTATGGGTCAAGGGCTTACACAACGACTGGGATATTTGGCTCCTGGAGCGTCAACTAAACTACCTTTTGCGCCCTTTCTTTTGATGGGCTTCGGCTTCGCCTGGTTTTGGATCCACTAA
- a CDS encoding DUF3613 domain-containing protein, with translation MKVHYLASLVLLALPLTALAIEPGPSSPQQQETENWLTLQIDGQAASLITQKTTPAEREQAMQRWLDSNKHPIPEYFDQKAGGDTSGGSH, from the coding sequence ATGAAAGTTCACTACCTGGCCAGTCTCGTATTGCTGGCATTGCCACTGACCGCACTGGCCATCGAGCCTGGCCCGTCCTCCCCACAGCAGCAAGAGACCGAAAACTGGTTGACGTTGCAGATCGACGGGCAAGCGGCGTCACTGATCACGCAGAAAACCACTCCCGCCGAACGCGAACAAGCCATGCAGCGTTGGCTGGACAGCAATAAGCATCCGATCCCGGAATACTTTGATCAAAAAGCCGGGGGAGACACGTCAGGAGGGAGTCATTAA
- a CDS encoding type II and III secretion system protein family protein: MSHRYAPVFTQMTWALMLSSLPLGVTLAAPGNCSNLGLLPAVVEVGEGLQQELQSPVAITRLAIGDPKIADVHLNGDRGFLLTGVASGTTSLMVWTSCATAPRQSMVFVKGKATSALTSQTLSPSDDPTLPSQVQTDIRFVEVSRTKLKQASTSLFGQGGNFLIGSPGNGTAPSSPTNSFRGQAVNNGSFNIGFGGGRVSAMINALEQSGFAYTLARPSLVALSGQSATFLAGGEVPIPVPSSGSNSISIEYKEFGIRLTLTPTVIDHNRISLKVAPEVSELDYSNSVKIEGIEVPALTIRRTDTSVSLADGESFVISGLISSTNTTTIGKFPGLGDIPILGAFFRNANISREEKELLMIVTPHLVQPLAANAQLPSLPGEKLRTYDPNWYRLYFLENGNFDRRSGLSQ, from the coding sequence ATGAGCCATCGTTACGCACCAGTGTTCACTCAAATGACCTGGGCCCTGATGCTGTCGAGCCTGCCCCTGGGCGTGACCCTGGCAGCACCGGGCAACTGCAGCAACCTGGGACTATTGCCCGCTGTGGTGGAAGTGGGCGAAGGCTTGCAACAAGAACTGCAATCCCCGGTGGCGATCACTCGCCTGGCCATTGGCGACCCGAAAATAGCCGACGTTCATCTCAATGGCGACCGTGGTTTCCTACTGACCGGCGTCGCCTCAGGCACTACCAGCCTAATGGTCTGGACCAGTTGTGCCACGGCGCCTCGTCAGAGCATGGTGTTCGTCAAGGGCAAAGCCACTTCAGCCCTGACCAGCCAGACGCTGTCGCCTTCCGACGACCCGACGCTGCCCAGCCAGGTGCAAACCGATATCCGTTTTGTCGAGGTCAGCCGCACCAAGCTCAAACAGGCCAGCACTTCGCTCTTTGGCCAGGGCGGCAATTTCCTGATTGGCAGTCCTGGTAACGGCACGGCACCCAGCTCCCCCACCAACAGCTTTCGTGGGCAAGCAGTCAATAACGGCTCGTTCAATATCGGATTCGGCGGTGGCCGTGTCTCGGCCATGATCAACGCCCTGGAACAAAGCGGGTTTGCCTACACCCTGGCACGTCCCAGCCTGGTGGCGCTGAGCGGGCAAAGCGCGACGTTCCTGGCGGGCGGCGAAGTACCAATCCCGGTTCCCAGCAGTGGCAGCAATTCCATCTCCATCGAGTACAAGGAGTTCGGCATTCGCCTGACACTGACGCCTACCGTCATTGACCATAATCGGATATCCCTCAAAGTGGCGCCCGAAGTCAGTGAACTTGATTACTCCAATTCGGTGAAGATCGAAGGCATTGAAGTGCCTGCACTGACCATCCGCCGCACCGACACCAGCGTGTCGCTGGCCGATGGTGAAAGCTTTGTGATCAGTGGCCTGATCAGTTCCACCAATACGACCACCATCGGCAAGTTTCCAGGCCTGGGAGACATTCCAATCCTCGGGGCTTTTTTTCGTAACGCCAATATCAGCCGCGAAGAAAAAGAACTGCTGATGATCGTCACCCCGCACCTGGTCCAGCCCCTCGCCGCCAATGCCCAGTTACCTTCCCTGCCTGGAGAGAAGCTGCGCACCTACGATCCGAACTGGTACCGCCTGTACTTCCTGGAGAACGGCAACTTCGACCGTCGTAGTGGACTGTCCCAATGA
- a CDS encoding tetratricopeptide repeat protein, which yields MKALIAGLGLLMLGGCATNGQAPWAALMSPGSCPKPGADQELSLNLADEMANDGKLHASLANLQNLPNSLPQVRQRQAKAYRLLGRSEAEPLYRSLLGTCMAAEGEHGLGQLSAAKGDNGQAMAHLQRAAKLAPTDEKIRNDLGVVYLNQLRIEDARFEFMTAMELKQSDQLAAVNLVTLLIYQDNWGQAAQLVSQLGLSPEQVTEAQARAEKLKGSATPVAKAKDQVAAVSDTLPPTIK from the coding sequence ATGAAAGCACTGATTGCCGGCCTGGGTTTGCTGATGCTTGGCGGTTGCGCCACCAACGGCCAGGCCCCCTGGGCGGCCCTGATGTCTCCGGGCAGTTGCCCCAAACCTGGCGCCGACCAGGAACTGTCGCTGAACCTGGCCGATGAAATGGCCAACGACGGCAAGCTGCACGCCAGTCTGGCCAACCTGCAGAACCTGCCCAATTCGCTGCCTCAGGTTCGTCAGCGCCAGGCCAAGGCCTACCGACTGTTGGGTCGCAGCGAAGCCGAGCCGCTGTACCGCAGCCTGCTGGGCACCTGCATGGCAGCAGAAGGTGAGCACGGCCTGGGGCAACTGTCCGCCGCCAAAGGCGATAACGGCCAGGCCATGGCTCACTTGCAGCGCGCCGCCAAGCTGGCGCCCACCGATGAAAAAATTCGTAATGACCTGGGCGTGGTCTATCTCAATCAACTGCGCATCGAGGACGCACGCTTTGAGTTCATGACCGCCATGGAACTCAAGCAGAGCGATCAACTGGCCGCCGTCAATCTGGTGACCCTGCTGATCTACCAGGACAACTGGGGGCAAGCGGCGCAACTGGTCAGTCAGTTGGGCCTGAGTCCCGAGCAAGTCACTGAGGCCCAAGCCAGAGCCGAGAAGCTCAAGGGCTCAGCCACGCCTGTGGCAAAGGCCAAGGACCAAGTGGCTGCGGTGAGCGATACCCTGCCACCGACCATCAAGTAA
- a CDS encoding response regulator, whose product MNGAATVRQQILLVDDEEDALVELAESLENEGFVCFTATSVTFALQELTLHPDIALVITDLRMPEESGILLIKRLREHTSRQHLPVIVMSGHAEMDDVSDMLRLQVLDLFRKPIYLVRLLDTLNNLFPLPKVQLVKYPGEQRKS is encoded by the coding sequence ATGAATGGTGCTGCAACTGTCCGCCAACAAATCCTGTTGGTGGATGATGAAGAGGATGCCCTCGTTGAACTGGCCGAGTCGCTGGAGAACGAGGGCTTCGTTTGTTTTACCGCCACCTCCGTCACTTTCGCGTTGCAAGAGCTGACCTTGCACCCGGATATCGCCTTGGTCATCACCGACCTGCGCATGCCCGAGGAGAGCGGCATTTTGTTGATCAAGCGTCTGCGTGAACACACCTCCCGCCAACACCTCCCGGTGATCGTGATGTCCGGCCATGCCGAGATGGATGATGTCAGCGACATGCTGCGCCTGCAGGTGCTGGACCTGTTTCGCAAGCCGATCTATCTGGTGCGTTTGCTGGATACGTTGAACAACCTGTTCCCGTTGCCTAAAGTGCAGTTGGTCAAATATCCGGGAGAGCAGCGCAAGTCTTAA
- a CDS encoding type II secretion system F family protein, with translation MTGPILILICVILIGLSIRMFQNGIRKAETDRVLERLAEGQPLLNQERGALTGIERMFQRAGLGKPTDSLGLWLTCWGLGVFLGYMVAGWIGLLVMMVLPLLALRLYIAWRYQRRLKRMIEQLPQMLDHTVRSLKSGRTLADAVLGAIEASDDPLKRTMSRIQRNVQLGVSLPEAANDFAEFYEQDEFRLFALGLKVNHRYGGNASELLENLIKMIREREQGARQLRALTGETRITAYVLGALPISMVGYFMITNPEYLMTMWNDGTGRYLLFTAAAMQVLGCLAFWRMLRSV, from the coding sequence ATGACGGGCCCCATCCTGATACTCATCTGCGTGATCCTGATCGGTCTGTCGATACGGATGTTTCAAAACGGCATACGCAAGGCCGAGACCGACCGGGTGCTGGAGCGCCTTGCCGAGGGGCAGCCGCTGTTGAATCAAGAGCGCGGAGCCTTGACCGGTATTGAGCGGATGTTCCAGCGCGCCGGCCTGGGCAAACCAACTGACAGCCTGGGGCTGTGGCTGACCTGCTGGGGCTTGGGGGTATTCCTGGGGTACATGGTGGCCGGCTGGATCGGCTTACTGGTAATGATGGTCCTGCCACTGTTGGCGCTGCGGCTGTACATCGCCTGGCGTTATCAGCGGCGGCTGAAGCGGATGATCGAACAGTTGCCGCAGATGCTGGATCACACTGTGCGCAGCCTCAAATCCGGGCGCACTCTGGCGGATGCAGTTCTGGGCGCCATCGAGGCCTCCGACGATCCGCTGAAACGAACCATGAGCCGCATCCAGCGTAACGTTCAATTGGGTGTCAGCCTGCCGGAAGCCGCCAATGACTTCGCCGAATTTTACGAACAGGACGAATTCCGTCTGTTTGCTCTGGGCTTGAAGGTCAACCATCGGTATGGCGGCAATGCCAGCGAACTGCTGGAGAACCTGATCAAGATGATTCGTGAACGGGAACAGGGGGCACGACAACTACGGGCCTTGACCGGTGAAACCCGTATCACCGCCTATGTACTGGGGGCACTGCCGATCTCCATGGTCGGGTATTTCATGATCACCAATCCCGAATACTTGATGACCATGTGGAACGATGGCACGGGTCGCTATCTGCTATTTACCGCCGCTGCCATGCAGGTGCTCGGTTGCCTGGCGTTCTGGCGCATGTTGCGGAGTGTTTGA
- a CDS encoding TadE family protein, whose amino-acid sequence MKTSLPSKQKGVVAIEFAVIFVIFFAVFYGMVSYSLPLLLLQSFNQAAAQGVRIGVGVDPTAQNYPTLVRNAAVAAAQANLGWIPAAFKFDPSYVTSTYNGSVLTVQVSYPSVNLKGVLPFMVLPGIGTVPQLPVNLKAQSSLQF is encoded by the coding sequence ATGAAAACAAGCCTCCCTAGTAAGCAAAAAGGTGTCGTCGCGATTGAGTTCGCCGTGATCTTCGTGATTTTTTTCGCCGTGTTTTACGGGATGGTCAGCTATAGCCTGCCGCTGTTGTTGTTGCAGTCATTCAACCAGGCCGCTGCACAAGGCGTGCGTATTGGTGTAGGAGTAGATCCCACCGCGCAAAACTACCCTACGCTGGTAAGGAACGCGGCTGTGGCCGCCGCGCAGGCCAATCTGGGCTGGATTCCTGCGGCCTTCAAGTTCGACCCCAGCTATGTCACCTCGACCTACAACGGCAGCGTACTGACGGTGCAGGTCAGTTATCCGTCGGTCAATCTCAAAGGCGTGCTGCCGTTCATGGTCTTGCCGGGTATCGGCACCGTGCCGCAATTGCCGGTCAATCTAAAAGCCCAATCGAGCCTGCAATTTTGA
- the cpaB gene encoding Flp pilus assembly protein CpaB → MNSRFSMILAGVLLVGALFAGYWGLVLSRPPAPVAVTPPQTATVEKTVAAVEDQTRQPVVVLAHDVPPFVALTAADLAVEKLRTVPAGSLTRVDQAIGRSPWRTLGAGTWLTEESFTPGGPLARMIRADERALAVSVDEVIGAGGQLSPGDYVDVLLALRQEAGNTEQSAQIIIPALRLLSVGDQLGLANDGKPASPPPATPEERAQQAQRRAAARTVVLAVPEQLLSRLMLATQAGTLRLAVRSADEQLLSHYWAGENDSPGKLQSANRDLYQFTQLALVGPPKKLAQGGSQRAGIEIIRGSQVTQQTATQQTP, encoded by the coding sequence ATGAACAGTCGCTTCAGCATGATACTGGCCGGGGTGCTACTAGTCGGGGCGCTATTTGCCGGCTATTGGGGGCTGGTCTTGAGCCGCCCACCTGCACCCGTTGCCGTGACACCGCCCCAGACAGCCACAGTAGAAAAAACCGTCGCCGCCGTCGAAGACCAGACCCGCCAACCGGTGGTAGTCCTGGCTCATGATGTACCGCCTTTTGTCGCCCTCACGGCCGCCGACCTGGCCGTGGAAAAGCTGCGCACGGTACCCGCTGGCAGCTTGACCCGTGTTGATCAGGCCATCGGTCGTAGCCCCTGGAGAACCCTGGGCGCAGGCACTTGGTTGACCGAAGAAAGCTTCACCCCCGGCGGCCCCTTGGCGCGGATGATTCGCGCTGATGAACGCGCCCTGGCGGTCTCTGTCGACGAAGTGATCGGTGCAGGGGGTCAGCTCAGTCCTGGTGATTATGTGGATGTGCTATTAGCGCTGCGCCAGGAAGCCGGCAACACCGAACAATCAGCGCAAATCATCATTCCTGCCCTGCGCTTGCTCAGCGTGGGTGACCAGTTGGGCTTGGCCAACGATGGCAAGCCAGCCTCACCTCCTCCTGCGACCCCCGAAGAAAGAGCACAACAGGCCCAACGCCGTGCTGCCGCGCGTACCGTGGTACTGGCGGTTCCAGAACAACTGCTGAGTCGGCTGATGCTCGCGACCCAGGCCGGCACCTTACGCCTGGCCGTGCGCAGTGCTGACGAACAACTGCTCAGCCACTACTGGGCTGGAGAAAACGATTCGCCCGGCAAACTGCAAAGTGCCAACCGTGACCTTTACCAGTTCACCCAGCTAGCCCTGGTGGGCCCACCGAAAAAGCTCGCCCAAGGCGGCTCGCAGCGCGCCGGCATCGAGATCATCCGCGGTAGCCAAGTGACCCAACAGACGGCCACACAACAAACACCCTGA
- a CDS encoding pilus assembly protein has translation MTDSLSQTFLAITRNTTDLEWLQGALAPLGQVVSAGGGSLDELLALVDVTFANLVFVGLDREHVTAQSALIEGALEAKPMLAIVALGDGMDNQLVLNAMRAGARDFVAYGSRSSEVAGLVRRLSKRLPAVTPNTQLGGLTVLYGTQANADGALLANHLALVVQKSGQQTLLLDLGLPRGDSLSLLGLESSFNFGDALRHLRRLDTTLINSAFTCAEDGLRILAYATNDEPLERTSAAELYMLLSALRQHFQHIVVNLTGQPDSEALRTFVSHCDKLLWCTDQSVLDCRRNLAVLNHWREKGMKLDHGRLLIDRYLKGAAPDSEALEKSYGLEIIAVLPLSPEVRLNAKNQGQTLFTLAPRENLTQGLKALGERLAKRSESLEKPSTRWFERLLRAGK, from the coding sequence ATGACCGATAGCCTGAGCCAGACTTTCCTGGCGATCACCCGCAACACCACCGACCTGGAGTGGCTCCAGGGTGCACTGGCGCCACTGGGCCAAGTGGTCAGCGCCGGCGGCGGCAGCCTGGATGAGTTACTTGCGCTGGTGGACGTGACCTTCGCCAACCTGGTGTTTGTTGGCCTGGACCGCGAACACGTGACCGCCCAGAGTGCGCTGATCGAAGGTGCGCTGGAGGCCAAGCCGATGCTGGCCATCGTCGCCCTCGGTGACGGCATGGATAACCAGTTGGTGCTCAATGCAATGCGCGCCGGCGCTCGGGATTTCGTCGCCTACGGCTCACGCTCCAGCGAAGTGGCCGGGCTGGTGCGCCGCCTGAGCAAACGCCTGCCCGCCGTGACACCCAATACCCAACTCGGCGGCCTCACCGTGCTCTATGGCACCCAGGCCAACGCCGATGGCGCACTGCTGGCCAACCATCTGGCGCTGGTGGTGCAAAAAAGTGGACAGCAGACATTACTGCTAGACCTGGGCCTGCCCCGTGGCGATAGCCTGTCGTTGCTGGGCCTGGAAAGCTCGTTCAACTTTGGCGATGCCCTGCGTCACCTGCGGCGGCTGGACACTACCCTGATCAACAGCGCCTTTACCTGCGCCGAAGATGGCTTGCGTATCCTGGCCTATGCCACCAATGACGAGCCCCTGGAACGAACCAGCGCCGCCGAGCTATACATGCTGCTCAGTGCCTTGCGTCAGCACTTCCAACACATCGTGGTGAACCTCACCGGGCAACCGGACAGCGAAGCCCTGCGCACTTTTGTCAGCCATTGCGACAAGCTGCTGTGGTGCACTGACCAGAGTGTGCTGGACTGCCGACGCAACCTCGCCGTACTGAACCACTGGCGAGAAAAAGGCATGAAGCTGGACCATGGACGCTTGCTGATCGATCGCTACCTCAAAGGCGCCGCACCGGACAGCGAGGCCCTGGAAAAAAGCTACGGCCTGGAAATCATTGCAGTGTTGCCCTTAAGCCCCGAGGTACGGTTGAACGCCAAAAACCAGGGGCAAACCTTGTTCACCCTGGCGCCCAGAGAAAATCTGACTCAGGGCCTGAAAGCCCTCGGCGAGCGCCTGGCAAAACGCTCCGAGAGCCTGGAAAAACCTTCGACCCGCTGGTTTGAACGACTGTTGAGGGCAGGCAAATGA